A window of the Rhizobium sp. ACO-34A genome harbors these coding sequences:
- a CDS encoding LLM class flavin-dependent oxidoreductase, with protein sequence MSETKKPVELGVFLPVGNGGWITSTTSPQLPATYEYNKDVARLAEDMGFDFALSMAKWRGYGGPSKHWDVTLESLTTMAGIAEATSRIGVWGTIHTMIFHPAVVAKMVAVLDQISNGRFGLNLVAGSNPVDQGQMGLWRDLDHAGRYALAEEWITVAKRLWTEDRVDHEGAFYKLEDCMSNPKPRNIPPIICAGTSDSGFRFTIKNCTGSFMLGSNRDDFVKTGLRAKELAAEVGRTDFKTYGLFTIVPGASDKEAHERVDYYNSGVDIEALDNQTREYSSDPSVKQNTMAKRFISQGDARNSMSPAAIIGSPETIARKLADIAINAELDGITVIVPDFIDDLKTIGTTVVEGLHEAGVMTNAYAHQHG encoded by the coding sequence ATGAGCGAGACCAAGAAGCCCGTGGAACTGGGCGTTTTCCTGCCGGTGGGCAATGGCGGCTGGATCACCTCGACGACGAGTCCTCAACTGCCTGCGACCTATGAATACAACAAGGACGTTGCCCGCCTTGCCGAGGACATGGGCTTCGATTTCGCGTTGAGCATGGCCAAGTGGCGCGGTTACGGCGGGCCGAGCAAGCACTGGGACGTGACCCTCGAGTCCCTGACCACGATGGCGGGTATTGCCGAGGCGACCAGTCGCATCGGCGTGTGGGGCACCATCCACACCATGATCTTTCATCCTGCCGTCGTGGCCAAGATGGTCGCGGTGCTTGACCAGATCTCCAACGGCCGTTTCGGATTGAACCTCGTGGCCGGCTCCAATCCGGTCGACCAGGGACAGATGGGGTTGTGGCGCGACCTGGACCATGCGGGCCGTTACGCCCTTGCCGAGGAGTGGATCACTGTCGCCAAGCGCCTCTGGACGGAGGACCGTGTCGATCACGAGGGCGCGTTCTACAAGCTCGAGGACTGCATGTCGAACCCCAAGCCGCGGAACATACCGCCGATCATCTGCGCCGGCACGTCTGACAGCGGTTTTCGGTTCACCATCAAGAACTGCACCGGCAGCTTCATGCTCGGCAGCAACCGCGATGACTTCGTAAAGACGGGCCTGCGCGCGAAGGAACTGGCGGCCGAGGTCGGGCGGACCGATTTCAAGACCTATGGCCTGTTCACCATCGTGCCCGGCGCCAGCGACAAGGAGGCCCATGAGCGGGTCGACTACTACAATTCCGGCGTCGACATCGAGGCACTCGACAACCAGACGCGCGAGTATTCTTCCGATCCGAGCGTCAAGCAGAACACGATGGCGAAGCGTTTCATTTCGCAGGGCGATGCGCGCAATTCGATGTCTCCGGCCGCAATCATCGGCTCTCCGGAAACGATCGCCCGCAAACTTGCCGATATCGCGATCAACGCGGAACTCGACGGTATCACCGTCATCGTTCCCGATTTCATCGACGACCTGAAGACCATCGGCACGACGGTGGTCGAGGGATTGCATGAAGCGGGCGTCATGACCAACGCCTACGCCCATCAGCACGGATGA
- a CDS encoding enamine deaminase RidA encodes MTAINPPGLKQQVYYNHAKIRPGTPVFATGQVSWDENGEVVGAGDIDAQVARTYENIGLLLAGLGATPDDIVKTVTYVTDPGFAAAIHRGRQAFFAGCELPASTFIHVAGLADPQLLLEIDIVVMVKT; translated from the coding sequence ATGACCGCCATCAATCCTCCGGGGCTCAAGCAACAGGTCTACTACAATCACGCAAAGATCCGGCCCGGAACGCCGGTCTTCGCCACCGGCCAGGTTTCCTGGGACGAGAACGGCGAGGTCGTCGGTGCGGGAGACATCGACGCCCAGGTCGCCCGGACCTACGAGAATATCGGTCTTCTGCTGGCGGGACTGGGCGCCACACCTGACGATATAGTCAAGACCGTCACCTATGTCACCGATCCGGGCTTCGCCGCGGCGATCCATCGCGGACGGCAGGCCTTTTTCGCGGGCTGCGAATTGCCGGCAAGCACCTTCATTCACGTCGCCGGCCTTGCCGATCCGCAGTTGCTGCTCGAGATCGACATCGTCGTGATGGTGAAAACCTGA